AAGCCGTACGCATGGCCGGCTTTGAGGTCCAGTTCGTGCACCAGGTGGTCGATCGCCGGCAGCACGATCTCCGGCGCGAACGGCAGCGAGGCCACCGCCACCCACGGCGCGACGGTGCCGTCATCCGGGCCGTGGGGCGCGCCGCGCGCGACGTAATCGTAGAATTCGCGCTTCCTGCCGTCGATGTCGAGGATGGCCGGGCCCGGCCCGTCGCTGGCCGTGATGCCCCAGCAGCAGGAGCAGTAGCCGGCGAAGCCGAGCGGATTATCGATCGCGTACTCGCGCTGCACGTACGTGGCGCGCCGGCTGTTTTCGAAGTAGTCGATGCCCTTGCCGCGCATGTAGGCGTCCTGGATGCCGCGAAAGTCGATCCAGATGTGCGACAGCTGGTGGGTGAACAGCGAGCCGCAGTAGAGATACTCGTGGCCGTAGCGGTGCTGCCACGAATAAGCCGCCACCCTGTCCTGGTAGCTGTCGGCCGACAGCGGGTGCGTCGGCGAGCCCAGTCCCAGGATGTAGAGCAGCATCGCCTCGTCGTAGCCCTGCCAGCGATACGGCAAGAAGCCGGTCTCCGGCGTCCATCCGAGCGCGACGGCGCCGCCGTCGACCTGCGCCCACGCCCAGTCGGCGCGCAGGTAAAGCGCTTCGGCCAGCTCGCGGATCTCCGCTTCATCGCCGGCGCCGCCGAAGTAGCTGGCCGCGGCCAGCGCGCCCGCCAGCAGGAAGGTCGAATCGATGGTCGACAGCTCGCACTGCCACGCGCGCCTGCCGGTCTGCATGTCAAGGAAGTGGTAGTAGAAGCCGCGGTAGCCGGTGGCGTCGGGCTCGGGGCCGTGCGGGCTGTTCCAAAAAAAGCGCAGCGTCGCCAGCACGCGCTCGATGGCGGCGGCGCGGGTGATGAAGCCACGCTCGACGCCGACGGGATACGCGGCCAGCGCCAGGCCCACGGCGGCGATACTGGCGGGCCAGCCGGACGCGCACTTGTCGACCACAAGGCCGTTCGACGGATTGGCCTCCTGCATGAAATAGTGGAACGACTCGCGCTGGAGCATGTCCAGCTCGATGTCGGTTGACGGCGGTCTCCGGCGCATAGCACTACTCCACGTCTGGCCGCCCGGGAAGGCCAGGCCGGCGCGCCGATTATGAAATAGTTTGCGATTTCGTGCAGCACGCCTGCGGCAGCGTCCGTTTGCCAGCATTGGTCTGTCGTGCCTGCGAAGGCAGGCACCCATGCTGAGCATGCGCCGTCGATTGAGCAGATTCAGCATGGGTTCCTGCCTTCGCAGGAACGACAGCTTCAGCAGTCGTGGTTGGCGCGCCCGTATTCGCGCACCATCGGGCTGCGGATCGCCTCCAGCGACAGGTCGAGGTCGAGCGCGGGCCAGTACACCCGGCTGCCGCTGGCGCAAATCACATGGGTAATCTGGGCCACCGTGGCGTGCTCGAAGCGCGGGAATTCGGCGAACGCCAGGTACAGTTCCTCGTCGCCGAACTGCAGCCAGAAACCGAGCCGGCTGATGCTGGTGACCTCGGCATACGAAAAACAGATGGCGCTCATTACGATCTCCACGAACTTGCCGGCCCCGCCCCGCGCGCGCCCGAAAATCAACGGTAGCAAAACGCCAGCATTGGCTATTTGACATAGCACAAGCGGCGCGGCCCGGCGGCATCTAGTATCATGCTGGGTTCACGCTTCTTCCATCCACGGGACTTACCATGTCTATCAAGATCAGCTGCCAGTTCGACGCCGGCGCTATCGATGTCGTCAGCGCCAAGAGCGCGGGCGCCATCGACCTGAACATCCGCAAGGATTCGCACGCCAATATCACCCAGTGGTTCTACTTCCGCCTGCAGGGCGCGCAGGGCGAGGCATGCACGATGCGCTTCCTGAACGCCGGCAAGACCGCGTATCCGGACGGCTGGAACGACTACCAGGCGATGGCCAGCTACGACCGCGTGAACTGGTTCCGCGTGCCGACCAGCTTCGACGGCGAGGTCATGACGATCGAGCACACGCCGGGCATGGACAGTGTCTACTACGCCTACTTCGAGCCGTATTCGTGGGAACGCCATCTCGAGCTGCTGGACCGCGCGCAGATGTCCGAGCACGTTCGCATGCTCGACCTGGGCAGCACGGTCGAAGGCCGCGACATGAACCTGCTGGTGATCGGCGACCCGGCGGCGGCGAAAAAGGTATGGGTGATCGCGCGCCAGCATCCGGGCGAGACGATGGCCGAGTGGCTGGTCGAAGGCATGCTCGATGCGCTGCTCGACCCGGCCGATGCGTTCGGCCGCCAGCTGCTCAAGGAAGCCGTGTTCTACGTGGTGCCGAACATGAACCCGGACGGCTCGGTGCGCGGCAACCTGCGCACCAACGCGGCCGGCGCGAACCTGAACCGCGAGTGGAACACGCCGTCGATGGAGCGCAGCCCCGAGGTATTCCTGGTCAAGCAGAAGATGAAGGAAACCGGCTGCGACCTGTTCCTCGACGTGCATGGCGACGAGGGCCTGCCGTACGTGTTCGTGGCGGGCAGCGAAGCGCTGCCGAACTTCAGCGCCGAGCAGGCCGCGGCGCAGAAGCAGTTCTCGGACGACTTCAAGATCGCCAGCCCGGACTTCCAGGACGTGCACGGCTATCCGCCGGCGCCGTACACCGACGAAGTGCTGACCATGGGTTCGCCGCATATCACCCACGCATTCGGCTGCCTGTCGCTGACGCTGGAACTGCCGTTCAAGGACAACGCCAACGATCCGGATGCGCATACCGGCTGGGACGGCGCGCGCAGCGCGCGGCTTGGCGCGGCGGTGCTGCAGCCGATTCTGCACGCGATTCGCCGGCTTAAATAAAAACGGGGTCAGGTCCGCTGGACCTGACCCCGGTTTTGGCGCCGACGCCTGCTATATGCGTCTACCGTTTCAACTTCGGTGTCAGGTCCCACGGACCTGACACCGACCCCTCTTAGAACTTCATTTCCATCAGCGCGCGCACCACGACGTAGGTCGGAGTGATCGTCGTTTCGCTGCGCCGGCCCTGCTCCGAATCGTCAAAGATCGACTGCTGCACATTTTGCTGATGCAGCGCGTTCGCCACCGAGACCCGCAGCTGGTTCTTCGGATTGAACTTCCAAAGCCCGTACATGTCGAGCGAGCGCTTCGGCACCGAGTAGGCGTACTGGTATTTCGCGATGCGCACCGGCCCGCCGTTCTGGAAGCTGTAGCTGCTGCCCAGCGTCAGCGGCAGCTTGTCGAGCTTCCAGTCGGCGCCGACGGTGCCGCTGAACGGCGTCTGCGAATCGATGCGGTTGTTCGGCCCCGCTACCGATTCCAGGCGCGACCAGTTGCGCGATACGTTGGCCCGGAAGTCGATGTTCGGCGCCGTCTTCCACATCGAACGCACCGGCAGCTTGGCCTCGAGTTCGATGCCATGCGTGTTGGCGATGCCGTCGTTGACGGGCATCGATATGTACTTGCCGTTGACCGGCACCGGATCGGTCTTGTTATGAATGGCGTCCTCGATGCGACGCACATAGGTGCTGGCCGTCAGCAGGCCGCCGCCTTCCAGGTAATGCTCGTACGCCAGGTCGAGGCCCCAGGCCAGCTCGGGCCTGAGCGCCGGATTCCCCTGGAAGTCAGGCGAGATCTCGCTGTTGTTGTTGGAGGCGAAACGGCGCGGGATCAGATTGTTGACCGCGGGCGCCTTGTAGGTGCGCGTCAGGCCAAGTCGCAACTGGTCGCTCTTGGAGCCGGGGATCTTCCACAGGGTCTGAAACAGCGGACTCCACACGCTCGACTTGTTGTCGATCGCCGCGTAGCCGTCGCCCTCGCTGCGCGTTTCGATGCCTTCCCAGCGCAAGCCGAAATACACCGACCAGCGCGGCGTGACCGTCCACTCGTCCTGCGCAAACAACGCCAGCCGGCGCACGTTCGCCTCGAATACCTGGTCGAGATTGTCGGCCTTCACTTTGGTCGAGCTCTCGCGCTGGATGCGGTCTTCGTTGCGCTTGTTGTAGGCGCCGTCCCAGCCGGCCGCCAGGGCGTGTCCCTCGAAGATCGGCGTCGAATATTTGCCGCTGGCGGTGAAGCCCTTGTCGACAACGCCGGACGTGATCAGGCGCTCGATCAGCAATTCGTCCTTCTCGTTGTAGTTGAACGAAGGCGCACGCGTATCCCGGTGGTTGTAGTTGACGCCGGCCTTGGCGTCGAGCTTCGCGCCCTCGGCCAGCTTGCGCGTCCAGCTTAGATCGCTGCGCACCAGCTCCGAATCCGACTTGATCAGCACGCGGGTGGCGCTGTACGGCGGCGCCGAGCCGACCAGCGTGTTCACGTGTTCGGAATTATCACCGGTGAAGCGATTGATGTTGATGAAGCTTTGCGAGGTAATCACGTCGCCGGGACCCAGCGTCCAGTTCACGCGCGGCGAAACGTTGAACGCTTCGAAGTGCCCGCTGCTTCGTTCGTCCGCGCGGCGCAGCGTGTTCAGGGGGCCGGCCGGATCGTAACGTTCGGTGACGACTTCGGAAGGCCGCTCGAACTTCGCGTAGGTGACGGCGCCGCCGATCGCATACGACAACGGTCCCTTCTTGTCAGCCAGCTGGTAGTTGATGTTGGTGCCGTAGTGGCCGTGCTCTTCCTGGAAGCCGGCCTTGATCTCGCGCTGCGCCGTGACGATCGCGCGCTTCAGGACGATGTTGATGGCGCCGGCGATCGCCTGGGTGCTGTATTCGGCGGTGGCGGCGCGCATGATCTCGATCCGCTCGATCATGTCGGGCGAGAGCGAATCGAGCGAGAAGCCGGCCGGGGCAGGCTCGCCGTTGAGGAGGATCGAGGTATAGCCACTGCCGAGGCCGCGCATGCGGATGTCGCCGCCGCGGCCCTGCACGCCGCCTACCGTCACGCCCGGCAGGCGCTTGAGCACTTCGCCGATGGTGGTGTCGCCGTTGCGCAGGATGTCCTCCTGCGAGACGACGATCTTGGTGGCGGTGTCGTTGCGGCGCGCGTCGTACGATGCCGCGGCGCCCTTGATTTCGACTTTCTGGATCGGGGCGGCCGGCTTGTCAGCGGGCGCCTTGATGGTGCTGTCTTGCTGGCCAGCGGCGTGTGCTGCGAACGCGCCGAAAATGGCCGGCGCCGCGAGCAGCAGGCGCAGGCAGAGGGATTGCTTGTGCATTGATCTTGATCTGTTTTGAATGGGCGGAATGGCCGATATTGACCACGGCCGCTATCATCGCAGAACAAGCGCGGGGAATGGGGGAAATGCGACGGAATGCCGCATTTGTGTCGCGAAGTGCGCATACGGGGTCTGGTCCTGCGGATCTGCCCCCATTTTCTGTCGGTCGTAAATACAAGATGGGGACCAGGCGTCCCCATCGTCCCGCAGGACCAGACCCCGCTACCTTACTTGCCGCGGGTCGCGTTGATCAGGTAGTTCTGCATGCTGGCCTCAGCGACCGACGCCCAGGTGTTCTGCTCGCGGCGGAACACCTTCCACGGCTCGTAGATCTTCTTGAACTTGGCGTTCTTCGCAGCCTCTTCGTCCATCATTTCGGTCGCCGCCTTGTAGCCGGCGTCCATCATCTCTTTCGAGAAGAAGCGGACCTTGGCGCCGTTCTTGATCAGGCGCGCCAGCGCGGCCGGATTCTTGGCGTCGTAGTCGGCCTGCATGTAGACGTGCGCTTCGTACGTCGCCGTCTCGACCGCGGCCTGGTACTCCTTCGGCAGCTTCTCCCATTCCTTCAGGCCGATGTAGAACGACAGCTGCGGACCGGCTTCCCACCAGCCCGGCGCGTAGTAGAACGGAGCCACTTTGTAGATGCCGATCTTTTCGTCGTCGTACGGACCGACCCACTCGGCCGCGTCGATCGTGCCCTTTTCCAGCGACGGATAGATGTCGGCGGCGCCCAGCTGCTGCGTCACCACGCCCATGCGCGCCATCGTCTTGCCGGCCAGGCCGCTAATGCGCATCTTCAGGCCCTTCAGGTCGGCGACGGTCTTGATCTCCTTGCGGAACCAACCGCCCATCTGGGTGCCGGTGTTCCCGCCCATGAAGTTGATGATGTTGTAGTCCTTGAAGAACTCGCGCATCAGCTGCTTGCCGCCGCCGAATTCGAACCACGCGGTCTGCTGGCGCGAGGTCAGGCCGAACGGCACGGCGCAGTCGAACGCGAACGCGGGGTCCTTGCCGACGTAGTAGTAGGAGGCGGTGTGGCCCATTTCGACGGTACCGGAGCGGACCGCGTCCATCACTTCGAGCGCGGGGACGATTTCGCCGGCGGCGAAGGCGCGGATCTGGAATTTACCGC
This window of the Massilia sp. R2A-15 genome carries:
- a CDS encoding DUF2442 domain-containing protein, encoding MSAICFSYAEVTSISRLGFWLQFGDEELYLAFAEFPRFEHATVAQITHVICASGSRVYWPALDLDLSLEAIRSPMVREYGRANHDC
- a CDS encoding TonB-dependent siderophore receptor; the encoded protein is MHKQSLCLRLLLAAPAIFGAFAAHAAGQQDSTIKAPADKPAAPIQKVEIKGAAASYDARRNDTATKIVVSQEDILRNGDTTIGEVLKRLPGVTVGGVQGRGGDIRMRGLGSGYTSILLNGEPAPAGFSLDSLSPDMIERIEIMRAATAEYSTQAIAGAINIVLKRAIVTAQREIKAGFQEEHGHYGTNINYQLADKKGPLSYAIGGAVTYAKFERPSEVVTERYDPAGPLNTLRRADERSSGHFEAFNVSPRVNWTLGPGDVITSQSFININRFTGDNSEHVNTLVGSAPPYSATRVLIKSDSELVRSDLSWTRKLAEGAKLDAKAGVNYNHRDTRAPSFNYNEKDELLIERLITSGVVDKGFTASGKYSTPIFEGHALAAGWDGAYNKRNEDRIQRESSTKVKADNLDQVFEANVRRLALFAQDEWTVTPRWSVYFGLRWEGIETRSEGDGYAAIDNKSSVWSPLFQTLWKIPGSKSDQLRLGLTRTYKAPAVNNLIPRRFASNNNSEISPDFQGNPALRPELAWGLDLAYEHYLEGGGLLTASTYVRRIEDAIHNKTDPVPVNGKYISMPVNDGIANTHGIELEAKLPVRSMWKTAPNIDFRANVSRNWSRLESVAGPNNRIDSQTPFSGTVGADWKLDKLPLTLGSSYSFQNGGPVRIAKYQYAYSVPKRSLDMYGLWKFNPKNQLRVSVANALHQQNVQQSIFDDSEQGRRSETTITPTYVVVRALMEMKF
- a CDS encoding M14-type cytosolic carboxypeptidase, which encodes MSIKISCQFDAGAIDVVSAKSAGAIDLNIRKDSHANITQWFYFRLQGAQGEACTMRFLNAGKTAYPDGWNDYQAMASYDRVNWFRVPTSFDGEVMTIEHTPGMDSVYYAYFEPYSWERHLELLDRAQMSEHVRMLDLGSTVEGRDMNLLVIGDPAAAKKVWVIARQHPGETMAEWLVEGMLDALLDPADAFGRQLLKEAVFYVVPNMNPDGSVRGNLRTNAAGANLNREWNTPSMERSPEVFLVKQKMKETGCDLFLDVHGDEGLPYVFVAGSEALPNFSAEQAAAQKQFSDDFKIASPDFQDVHGYPPAPYTDEVLTMGSPHITHAFGCLSLTLELPFKDNANDPDAHTGWDGARSARLGAAVLQPILHAIRRLK
- a CDS encoding TRAP transporter substrate-binding protein, with translation MERRSFLKKAAVSAGVAGAAVAPTLAQAADLPTIKWRLASSFPKNLDTIFGASELFTKRVSELTGGKFQIRAFAAGEIVPALEVMDAVRSGTVEMGHTASYYYVGKDPAFAFDCAVPFGLTSRQQTAWFEFGGGKQLMREFFKDYNIINFMGGNTGTQMGGWFRKEIKTVADLKGLKMRISGLAGKTMARMGVVTQQLGAADIYPSLEKGTIDAAEWVGPYDDEKIGIYKVAPFYYAPGWWEAGPQLSFYIGLKEWEKLPKEYQAAVETATYEAHVYMQADYDAKNPAALARLIKNGAKVRFFSKEMMDAGYKAATEMMDEEAAKNAKFKKIYEPWKVFRREQNTWASVAEASMQNYLINATRGK
- a CDS encoding glucoamylase family protein, whose amino-acid sequence is MRRRPPSTDIELDMLQRESFHYFMQEANPSNGLVVDKCASGWPASIAAVGLALAAYPVGVERGFITRAAAIERVLATLRFFWNSPHGPEPDATGYRGFYYHFLDMQTGRRAWQCELSTIDSTFLLAGALAAASYFGGAGDEAEIRELAEALYLRADWAWAQVDGGAVALGWTPETGFLPYRWQGYDEAMLLYILGLGSPTHPLSADSYQDRVAAYSWQHRYGHEYLYCGSLFTHQLSHIWIDFRGIQDAYMRGKGIDYFENSRRATYVQREYAIDNPLGFAGYCSCCWGITASDGPGPAILDIDGRKREFYDYVARGAPHGPDDGTVAPWVAVASLPFAPEIVLPAIDHLVHELDLKAGHAYGFKSTFNATFPRNCANPHGWLSPWHYGINEGPVVLMVENFRSELPWKLMRDCPYLLAGLRRAGFTGGWLDRR